CTTTTTGACATATTACTTTAATTGTATGGAAAAATGGAAAAGTATTTAGCACGCCATTTGTcgctcattttttatttattaccaatTTTATCTGGAATCAGAGGCCTTAGTGTTAAAACCTTTAGGAAATCTGTCATTTATTATAGACGATATTTGATATGGAGCACACTGGCAGACTTAACTCAGGTCAATATTCACACTCAGGATAGTGAAATAGTCTATACGAGTAGCGAGTAGCTTGAAGCGAGAAGCTACAGCTTGAGTAGAATAGTTACCCGTATCTAGCGAAGTTGTACCAGATGCCGGTCATCCTGTCCACGAGAACAGCATCGCGTCCCTCAGTCGAGATGGCGGGGAATGCGCTCATTGAAAACAGGTAAATTAGATCGTCATGGTGAGCAACTCCTGTTAGTATATGTTAAAAAGTTTAATGACCACAACGTGTccttttatttcaattataaaatgtttaaatgttTACTACAGCAATAACtacaacaatataattattagtaCTATAGAGAAGCTTACCAACTGGTTTTTTGGTAACTGGATCTTCGTAGTGACTGTGGGTGCCAATGAAGTTGAACTCGTAGTACCATACAGGGTAAGGAGAGTGGCGGCACATTAGATTGGCCATCCTAAACACATTTCAAATCAATATCAGAATTAACCCAGCCACAACTAAAATCGGGTGTTTGGATTGGACAGGTTGTCCTTCTAAAATGCTTACCTGTGAATTGGGAAACTTTCAACTCCATCTTGGAATAACAAGCCAAGATTCTTAGCGCTCTCAGCGTCATTGCGCAGAGGCTGGTTATTAAGGTATACTGAGAACAGTTTCTGAGTCGCATATGATGAATTTTCTCGTGGCATTATGAATGTTATCGGCGCTATTCTGTCCCATTCTGCATTCATTTGTTCTGTCAAGGTCTCGTTCCCTAATATAGCTgtgtaatgtaataaataaacaagtttaTGTAACAGTTATAAATGCTTTATAACAATGCTGTAAGGCAATGCGTAGAAACACCACAATAAACAAAGCTTTTGATTAACTTACTGAAGGCTTTCCAGAAGAATTCATCGGTCGTTTGACTGATGATGTATGGAACAGCGTGCATCTTTCCTTCGCGGATGGCATCAAGTGGTTGCATTGTCAAAAATCTCTCCTGCCCATAGTCTATCTCTACCACGGGCGACCAAATTACAATGGGGTTATGGGCAAATTCCTGTAGCAAGGTCAAGTTAAGGTTTGACGTTAATTACATTAGAGTCATGGCATCATAAcatcaaataaagattttaaggACAAAAACGTTTTTGCTCATAGTTTCTGAATCTGACTTGAAATCGCTAAGGTTTGGTATGAAGAAGCATCTTTAGCAAGCCTTGTGCACTCCAACTTAACCCCATTGCtgtaatgataattttaaaaagtatccATGTTTGAATAGCTCGAGCGCTTGACAATgattcaaattaataaaaaaaaaaccactgatTTGGCTTGTACTCTGTTTGTAGGTCTAAGTTATGCTGGTCAGAGGATTTGTGAGCTTATAGAAACTTACATTGAATCCTTTTAAAGAGTCTCCGAGCTCACGCCAAGTCTTCCTCTTCAGACAATCGATAATAGCTTTTGAGTTATCAGTAATCGAACAATTGAGTAATCGTGCCTGTTTCTCTGCCAAGTGGTATAAATTGTCTGGTGAAGGCATAGCGTATAGAGGCGATCCACTCATCGAAATTCCGCGATGAAACAGAcctagtaaattaaaaatacttgcTTATTATCTACTGGTGAaatcaatttagtttttattttcaattaaatgcCCACTAATTCGAACGCTGaagtttccttttttttttaaatcccgtgggagctctttgattttccaaaataaaaagtagcctaatccGTCTCCAGGCTGCAAAGCTATCACTGTACCAAACACATAAAATATGATACCAACGACTTATTTGGTGTGGATTCAggcttttaaaatcccgtggggtcTTTTTGagtttctgggacaaaaagtatgtTTTTCACCAGGCTGCAAGCCCTTTCTCTActgtttcgtcaaaatcggttaaactgacgAGCCGTGGAAAgcttgctgacagacagattttTCAATGCTGGAAATTGGAATTATATCGTTTATTTACGTACCTAAGTGAGGGACACGAAGGATAGATTGCTCCTACATCAACGTATATTGTAAGCTTACCTTTAGACATAGGAGAAATCATGTGCAGCATTACGCTCTTAGAACCCACACTGCAGCCTGCAATCGTGACACTGTTGGGATCACCACCAAAAGCAGCAATGTTGCGCTGCACCCATTTAAGTGCTGCCACTTGATCTTTCAAGCCGTTGTTTCCAGGAGCTAGCTCGTCGCCTGTACTAAGAAAAcctgaaagtaataaataatgcaGATATTCCATACTAAGCATACctactcacacacacacacacacacacacacacacacatacacatacaattattattatattaaaagattttattttaattcatgagaCCCGTGCTGAGTTAAGTGgtctggcgatgggttgatcctgatgatgaagCTGATTGATAATACAGTATCACCTGAACATCCCAAAAAATACATTAAGACACTGACCAAATTAAGATAGGTGGGTTTGGGTAACTAGGAGTGAGCTGTATAGTTACCAAGCGAACCAAGTCTATAGTTGATTGTAACAAGCACGATGTCCCGATCAAGTAGGTAGTGCGGACCAGCTTTGTCGCTTCGACCTGATAAAGAATAAAATCCACCTCCGTGAATGTAGAAAATTACTGGTAACGGTTTGGACCTGCGAAAGTAAAATGAACAAATTAAATGACGAATGTAATACTGACTTACCTATCTGACatgaaaaaatctgaaaataattTCAGTAACGAATAATCTGATTATGTATTgaggttatatttttattttattatttgtctaGCTTTATTTATCGCTCTACTACTATGTAAGTGGTAtacctgtacaatgtacatacctATTAGTTTTAAGCGGAGTGTAGACATTGATTGTGAGGCAGTCCTCATTAACATTGTAACCTGGTTTGGTGGGTTGAGGGCACGCTGGACCATCTTCGCTCGCATCCACGGGACTTTCGTAGTTGAGAATTAAGATGGGAGGCTGAAAATAGTATGTTGGTACTACTAGTGCGTGTAGATCGTCATGACTTATTCTGTTGTACGCAACCTCTAATCAAAATTTATAGCTCTCTAGGAATGTCCTTTTCCGCAAGGTTTAGTTTTGAGGTTGTGAGCAACATAAATTAGCCACACTAAACTGATAAGACCATTATCTCCTGCTAGCACTCAAAGCTGTCGATCCACGGTTGATCTCGACTTCTTTGAGATAGACACGTAGGTATATCTAAGCAAAGCTGGAGTGGTAACAAGCCACATCCCTTGCCTTCAAGATCATGCTACTCTGACGATCTTGCACCAGCTCTCTCTGGTCCAGTCGGATTGCCATCTCATCGGATTATGAGAGTGAGTGAATAGAGCTTGtgctctataatattattatctctagGAGCCGCACTATTCGTAAAACTGTGACATTATGTAGTATGATTCTagtacaatattatgtaggtacaatctCACCTGGAACCTCAAGGTGCCCACAGGTGGCTCCGCGTAACGTATGCCGCGGTAGGTCTCGAACCTGCGCCCGCTCCGCGTCACATTGTATCCTCCACGAAATTCTCCAGAGGAGGACACTACCACTGGCTGTTTGAGCTCTATTGGGAATAGTTTTATTGGtcgtaaataattaaataagtaaataatcgtaaataagtaacttaatatttaaatcatttattgCCGATTAAGTATCTACAGggcactttttagggttccgtacactaAAGGTGCCAGCGCGatactattactaagcctccggtgtctgtccgcccgtctgtccatctgtccgtctgtctagcTGTCAAATTTCCACAGTATTTCTATTTAATTGTATTcttgtaggtacaattgtacggaacccttcatatgcaagtccgactcgcacctgaccggtttttttccGCTTTACATAATGCTGgttgatgccagcgacttcgtcgtaaaatcccgtcggaattctttcttaattttctgggatgaaaaatattatttattattaagtatattggtttccaggatacaagctatctctgcatcTAATTTCAAAATTGGTTATACGGAtaggataggccgtgaaaagctcaaaaatattataaatgctcatataaaaaattaggtacttctggattatattaaattaacagGCTGACTACGCTTTCTGTACCATCATAAGCACTCCCTAGGGCCTAGGTCAAGGTAACTTACCTACTGAACTTCCAAGGTTATCATCCGTGTGCGTGTGACCATACGCGTAAGAACAAAGAACACACACGAAAAACCACCGTCCCATCTTGCAGGTTGCTCTATACTAACAGGAAAGTTAAGTGGTTAAACGCTCTGGCTTATAACACTAACTCACAGAACTGCtcttttaggtacctaaatcGAACAGGTTTCTATGATGCAATACTGTGATCCTGTATCCTgtgatacctataggtataaataatttCAGCTATGTACATAGCTGAAATTACTTATCTCAATTATATTATCTACCCAAAGACCCTGTCGTAGCTTAGATACGTAGTTCGTTACGCCCTACTTTCTGTAAGGAGTTTTCAGAACAAAACCCTTTTAGAgcagtttttagttttagtagagtttttagagcaagaagtgtaaattaaaagtttataacacccccccacAAATTAACGTTAccaaaactagaaaagagctgataactttcaaacggctgaaccgtttttcttcgattatagctaagaacactctcgatcaagccgcctttcaaacaaaaaaactaaattaaaatcggttcattagtttaggagctatgatgccacagatgGATACACAGATATTACACACCtcaaattttataacacccctctttttgggttgggggttaaaaacgcattGCATTACAAGCGTAATGATCTGCAGTGCCTATTAGGGTAGGTATAAAGGATAAACTGACaagggtaagtaggtaggtgatATTGATATATCAACGTAGCTCGTGCAACCCGTTGATACTAGAAACAGGAGATTTTGTATACCTACGTAGTAGACTCTCTCTCGTAGACAATAAAAAAGATCTCTTACGGAATGCGGTCTACGACGTAGACTCATTCTGGGAAGGAAATAAGAAATTCCAACGGGATCTCTAAAAACTAATAGACGAAATCACAAAATTGCACGAAAAGCTAGTAAAGATAAAAAATCTAAGTAATCGAGTTGTTCGGGATCATAACCcgtataaataaataggtaataaattGTATTCTAATAATATTCTGCACCCAAGACGTCCATTGTTGATgagtttcctcatgatgttctCATCAAAGACTGTGgtgaattttaaataagtaggtacaaaaacattaggctgggacacaccaaatgcgtatgcagcacgtaggcgtagacgtagcgcgtaccatgacgttgtaatgtatggagctgtatgagatatggcataccgcttgcgtgacgtgaacgtttgcgtagacgtaatgcgtgctgtcatgtctatggattcacgcgcgtcactacgcgcgtggtcacgtgtacgtgcttggtgtgaatcggctcttaAAGTGTTAAATGTTCTCTTGTCAccgttaggtaggtattaaaagtTCTAGCATTCGTGATGGCTATATTATAGCCATGAGGTCTCTTCaatcaatatattatgtacttagataggtacaatGTTCATTCATATTTTCGCTATTATTGTTTTACGCTTTTCTATGATTTCATGGATTTCATATATAAACCACAAACACTACACACAACTATTTACAGTATGGTCACAGAATAAGGTTAGTATTTTTGTGCCAAagtatgtacaaaggaaatatTATAAGAACATGTCATATATAAGAAAATCCAGCTTG
The window above is part of the Maniola jurtina chromosome 5, ilManJurt1.1, whole genome shotgun sequence genome. Proteins encoded here:
- the LOC123865614 gene encoding venom carboxylesterase-6-like; its protein translation is MGRWFFVCVLCSYAYGHTHTDDNLGSSVELKQPVVVSSSGEFRGGYNVTRSGRRFETYRGIRYAEPPVGTLRFQPPILILNYESPVDASEDGPACPQPTKPGYNVNEDCLTINVYTPLKTNRSKPLPVIFYIHGGGFYSLSGRSDKAGPHYLLDRDIVLVTINYRLGSLGFLSTGDELAPGNNGLKDQVAALKWVQRNIAAFGGDPNSVTIAGCSVGSKSVMLHMISPMSKGLFHRGISMSGSPLYAMPSPDNLYHLAEKQARLLNCSITDNSKAIIDCLKRKTWRELGDSLKGFNEFAHNPIVIWSPVVEIDYGQERFLTMQPLDAIREGKMHAVPYIISQTTDEFFWKAFTILGNETLTEQMNAEWDRIAPITFIMPRENSSYATQKLFSVYLNNQPLRNDAESAKNLGLLFQDGVESFPIHRMANLMCRHSPYPVWYYEFNFIGTHSHYEDPVTKKPVGVAHHDDLIYLFSMSAFPAISTEGRDAVLVDRMTGIWYNFARYGDPNPRGAGDLPELEGLQWPAMKSDDRKYLRIADDLTVHVNLKEDRIKVWEELYPIQY